In Nilaparvata lugens isolate BPH chromosome 5, ASM1435652v1, whole genome shotgun sequence, the following proteins share a genomic window:
- the LOC120351553 gene encoding uncharacterized protein LOC120351553 produces the protein MVVWVSEAKARFVAYPEAKRPALRRRSTSLCLEGDLLEKTSELHDSYREYPITSPSRLTRRPTTLRLEGDLDTSRTTHHEQFTGYDPQPRCSQLRRPTNLAMEGDGYFTPEYREKFVDFPRERPSTRRTEEDHVRQIRPGDGFETATEAKDNYIKYPVKRRVPETYCHQAVETDHLRPEGDFEGCSELHSSFTDLPRRRCIARPLEDHLKPEGEIGKSTELKSEFVDFPRQRNIARALEDHLKPEGEMLNSTELNSSFVDFPRQRNISRPLADHLRPEGELDASTEIKSEYVDFPRQRNIAKPIEDHLRPEGDMMNSTELNSSFIDFPRHRNISRPLADHLKPEGDMDSSTEIRSEFVDFPRKRNIARPLEDHLRPEGEMTNVTELNSSFVDFPRARNISRPLADHLKPEGELDTSTEIKSEFVDFPRQRNIARPIEDNLRPEGDMVEKASEIHSKYVDFPRQRPVVKRQCSSLKAEGTMQGTTENSNYFSAVESGCKSASCKREAYLQLGGEIDIRPEYNESFVDHPRKRPEVRRPEEQLRKLEGRIDTDPEYRSSFLDYPRQRPVIKKPVCQLKRSGMAMSRDEASRGPYTPSFLNTNQSGEKAFRVLNVSGSGTQPAIRAGSGSTTTDTDSLSQSAPSYRLHVQNCDDNQRSSAHAQRGAFVVLPDPNNNNLNSSSGSRWLRNNNKP, from the exons GTATCAGAGGCAAAAGCACGCTTTGTAGCCTACCCGGAAGCCAAACGACCGGCCCTGAGACGACGCTCCACCTCCCTCTGTCTAGAAGGAGACCTGCTGGAGAAAACCTCCGAACTGCATGACAGCTACAGAGAGTATCCCATCACGTCTCCCTCCCGCCTCACGCGCCGTCCCACCACGCTCCGTCTGGAGGGAGACCTCGACACTAGCCGCACCACACACCACGAGCAATTCACCGGCTACGATCCCCAGCCACGCTGCAGTCAACTGAGAAGACCCACAAACCTCGCCATGGAAGGGGATGGCTATTTCACCCCAGAATACCGCGAGAAGTTTGTAGATTTCCCCCGCGAGAGACCTTCCACAAGACGCACTGAGGAAGACCATGTCAGACAGATCAGACCGGGGGATGGGTTTGAAACCGCAACAGAAGCTAAAGACAACTACATCAAGTACCCTGTGAAACGACGCGTCCCAGAAACTTATTGTCACCAAGCTGTAGAAACTGATCATCTAAGACCTGAGGGTGATTTCGAGGGTTGTTCGGAGCTTCACTCCAGTTTCACTGATTTACCCCGGCGCAGATGTATTGCAAGACCGCTCGAAGACCACCTGAAACCTGAGGGAGAGATCGGCAAAAGTACAGAATTGAAGTCTGAGTTTGTCGATTTCCCCCGGCAGAGAAACATAGCACGTGCTTTGGAGGATCATCTAAAACCTGAGGGGGAAATGCTCAACTCAACTGAGTTAAACTCCTCGTTTGTGGATTTTCCCAGACAGAGAAACATCTCCAGACCATTGGCGGATCATTTGAGGCCTGAAGGCGAGTTGGATGCTTCAACTGAGATCAAATCAGAGTACGTGGATTTCCCCAGGCAAAGGAACATTGCTAAACCAATTGAAGATCACCTGAGACCTGAGGGGGATATGATGAATTCAACAGAGCTGAACTCCTCATTTATAGATTTCCCGAGACATAGGAATATATCTAGACCGCTAGCTGATCATTTGAAACCTGAAGGTGATATGGACAGTTCAACCGAGATCCGATCCGAGTTTGTTGATTTCCCCCGCAAGAGGAACATTGCAAGACCGCTGGAGGACCATTTGAGGCCTGAGGGAGAGATGACGAATGTAACAGAACTAAATTCTTCGTTTGTGGATTTCCCCAGAGCCCGTAACATCTCCCGACCTTTGGCAGATCATTTGAAACCTGAGGGGGAATTGGATACATCAACTGAAATCAAATCTGAGTTTGTGGATTTTCCCAGGCAACGAAACATAGCTAGACCGATTGAGGATAATTTGAGGCCTGAGGGTGATATGGTGGAGAAGGCTAGTGAGATACACTCCAAGTATGTGGATTTTCCCAGACAGAGACCAGTGGTGAAGAGGCAGTGCTCAAGTTTGAAGGCGGAGGGGACAATGCAGGGGACAACCGAGAACTCCAACTACTTCTCGGCAGTTGAGAGTGGGTGTAAATCAGCGTCCTGCAAGCGTGAGGCGTATCTACAGCTGGGTGGGGAGATAGATATCCGTCCAGAGTACAACGAGAGCTTCGTCGATCATCCCAGGAAGCGGCCTGAGGTGAGGCGACCTGAGGAACAGCTGAGGAAGCTTGAGGGACGCATCGACACAGATCCTGAGTATCGATCCTCGTTTCTGGACTATCCCCGGCAGAGGCCCGTCATCAAGAAGCCTGTCTGTCAACTGAAGAGATCCGGCATGGCGATGTCGAGGGATGAGGCGTCCAGAGGTCCATACACGCCCAGTTTCTTGAACACCAATCAGAGTGGAGAAAAGGCTTTCCGTGTGCTGAACGTGTCGGGTTCTGGGACACAGCCGGCTATAAG GGCTGGCAGCGGCAGTACGACCACAGACACAGATAGCTTGTCGCAGTCAGCGCCTTCCTACCGACTTCACGTGCAAAACTGCGACGACAACCAGCGTTcgtctgcgcatgcgcagagaggTGCTTTTGTCGTGCTGCCAGACCCAAACAACAACAATCTAAACTCGTCGTCGGGTAGTCGGTGGCTTAGGAATAACAACAAACCTTGA